One part of the Streptomyces lienomycini genome encodes these proteins:
- a CDS encoding multicopper oxidase domain-containing protein encodes MDRRGFNRRVLLGGAAVATSLSIAPEAAGSAAAAKEVTARTAPAGGEVRHLKMYAEKLPDGQMGYGFEKGKASVPGPLIEVNEGDTLHIEFTNTMDVRASLHVHGLDYEISSDGTAMNKSDVEPGGTRTYTWRTHKPGRREDGTWRPGSAGYWHYHDHVVGTEHGTGGIRKGLYGPVIVRRKGDVLPDATHTIVFNDMTINNRAPHTGPDFEATVGDRVEIVMITHGEYYHTFHMHGHRWADNRTGILTGPDDPSRVIDNKITGPADSFGFQIIAGEGVGAGAWMYHCHVQSHSDMGMVGLFLVKKPDGTIPGYEPHEHGATAEGAGEAAGETPAHEHEH; translated from the coding sequence ATGGACAGGCGAGGCTTCAACCGGCGGGTACTGCTGGGTGGCGCGGCCGTCGCGACATCGTTGTCCATCGCACCGGAGGCCGCGGGCTCGGCAGCGGCGGCCAAGGAGGTCACCGCGAGGACCGCACCGGCCGGGGGCGAGGTGAGACACCTCAAGATGTACGCCGAGAAGCTGCCCGACGGGCAGATGGGCTACGGCTTCGAGAAGGGCAAGGCGTCGGTCCCCGGCCCGCTGATCGAGGTCAACGAGGGCGACACGCTGCACATCGAGTTCACCAACACCATGGACGTTCGGGCCAGCCTGCACGTCCACGGCCTGGACTACGAGATCTCCAGCGACGGCACCGCCATGAACAAGAGCGACGTCGAACCCGGCGGCACCCGCACCTACACCTGGCGCACCCACAAACCGGGCCGCCGCGAGGACGGCACCTGGCGGCCGGGCAGCGCCGGCTACTGGCACTACCACGACCACGTCGTCGGCACCGAACACGGCACCGGCGGCATCCGCAAGGGCCTGTACGGGCCGGTGATCGTGCGCCGCAAGGGCGACGTGCTCCCGGACGCCACGCACACGATCGTCTTCAACGACATGACCATCAACAACCGCGCGCCGCACACCGGCCCCGACTTCGAGGCCACCGTGGGCGACCGCGTCGAGATCGTCATGATCACGCACGGCGAGTACTACCACACCTTCCACATGCACGGTCACCGCTGGGCGGACAACCGCACCGGCATCCTCACCGGGCCCGACGACCCGTCCCGGGTCATCGACAACAAGATCACCGGCCCGGCCGACTCCTTCGGCTTCCAGATCATCGCCGGGGAGGGGGTGGGCGCCGGGGCGTGGATGTACCACTGCCACGTGCAGAGCCACTCCGACATGGGGATGGTGGGCCTCTTCCTCGTGAAGAAGCCGGACGGCACGATCCCCGGGTACGAACCGCACGAGCACGGTGCGACGGCCGAGGGCGCGGGAGAGGCGGCCGGCGAGACACCCGCCCACGAACACGAACACTGA
- a CDS encoding ThuA domain-containing protein, translating into MPLRGLSARRRGWAACATAAFVAAGLLAGPAASARPAPDPSLTTMSIKSPPGGSNVRVLIFYGSAAAGDESPVVNAGIAAIERIGLSGPAKEQFKVEATDNANVFTNEKKLGRFNAVVFLTGGGDVLTPAQEAGLEAYMEAGGGFVGVHDAARAEPYSDWFTGLVGARPAAGSPTGVQRATVEVGDRRHPATKDLPLEWKRPDEWLNWQKNPSGEVHTVARVRESTYAPGASANGADHPVSWCRDYDGGRSFYTGMGGTVSSYDETDFRTHLRGALMWTTRLSQADCKATINANYKAERLTDPNQPGQNDQIGEPHGLVTAPDGRVFYIGRGGTDSSHPVVTDWNDPNVGKGTGQIHVWDPKTDKVTLAGELTVFGNKGGGDELTKVEEGLLGIELDPRFEENGWVYLHYTPHSRINRDTHMAERRVSRFTLDRATNKLDLGSEKTLLKWPVQIHSCCHAGGGMAWDSKGNLYIATGDNNSSGFSDGYSGNNPEPNFKGVSFADARRTAGNTNNLNGKILRIHPESDGTYTLPQGNLFTGEETAEGGGKTRGEIYVMGVRNPARISVDKKTDTLYAGWVGPDAGAPSTTWGPAKYDTFATITKASNRGWPYCMGNKQPYRDRNLPDPSKPLGWYDCDHPKNESPNNDGLVNLPPVTGNNIWYSPQGGGPDFPRDENGVPSYDQDEAVYRLPWLKGGGQAAMNGPVYRYDADSASDTKWPAYWDGKWFVGDFYDADQPRNAVLMDPKTQGDGGLPVHSESLKKIVPVGNDGIKNLMGWKFGPDGALYVLDYGRGFFTSDSKSALWRVTYEGGGPTPAAGQLARGTE; encoded by the coding sequence ATGCCCTTGAGAGGGTTGAGCGCGAGAAGAAGAGGCTGGGCGGCGTGCGCCACCGCCGCTTTCGTCGCCGCGGGACTGCTGGCTGGCCCTGCCGCCAGCGCACGTCCGGCGCCGGATCCATCCCTGACAACGATGTCGATCAAGTCGCCGCCGGGCGGCTCCAACGTACGTGTGCTGATCTTCTACGGGTCCGCCGCGGCCGGGGACGAGTCCCCGGTCGTGAACGCCGGTATCGCGGCGATCGAGCGGATCGGGCTGTCCGGCCCGGCCAAGGAGCAGTTCAAGGTCGAGGCCACGGACAACGCCAACGTCTTCACCAACGAGAAGAAGCTCGGCCGCTTCAACGCGGTCGTGTTCCTGACCGGTGGCGGTGACGTGCTGACGCCCGCCCAGGAGGCGGGTCTGGAGGCGTACATGGAGGCCGGCGGCGGGTTCGTCGGCGTCCACGACGCGGCCCGCGCCGAGCCGTACTCGGACTGGTTCACCGGTCTGGTCGGCGCGCGCCCGGCCGCGGGCAGTCCGACCGGGGTCCAGCGGGCCACGGTCGAGGTCGGTGACCGGCGTCATCCGGCCACCAAGGACCTGCCGCTGGAGTGGAAGCGCCCCGACGAGTGGCTGAACTGGCAGAAGAACCCGTCCGGTGAGGTCCACACCGTGGCCCGGGTGCGCGAGTCGACGTACGCGCCCGGGGCGAGCGCCAACGGGGCGGACCACCCGGTCAGCTGGTGCCGGGACTACGACGGCGGCCGGTCGTTCTACACCGGCATGGGCGGCACGGTGTCGTCGTACGACGAGACCGACTTCCGCACCCATCTGCGCGGCGCCCTGATGTGGACGACCCGCCTCTCGCAGGCCGACTGCAAGGCGACCATCAACGCCAACTACAAGGCCGAGCGGCTCACCGACCCCAACCAGCCCGGCCAGAACGACCAGATCGGCGAACCGCACGGCCTGGTCACCGCCCCCGACGGCCGCGTCTTCTACATCGGCCGCGGCGGCACGGACTCCTCCCACCCCGTGGTGACCGACTGGAACGACCCGAACGTCGGCAAGGGCACCGGGCAGATCCACGTCTGGGACCCGAAGACCGACAAGGTCACCCTCGCCGGTGAGCTGACCGTCTTCGGCAACAAGGGCGGCGGCGACGAGCTGACCAAGGTCGAGGAGGGCCTGCTCGGCATCGAACTGGACCCGAGGTTCGAGGAGAACGGGTGGGTGTACCTGCACTACACCCCGCACTCCCGGATCAACCGGGACACCCACATGGCCGAGCGGCGGGTCTCCCGCTTCACGCTCGACCGGGCCACGAACAAACTGGACCTGGGCAGCGAGAAGACGCTGCTGAAGTGGCCGGTGCAGATCCACAGCTGCTGCCACGCGGGCGGCGGGATGGCCTGGGACTCCAAGGGGAACCTGTACATCGCCACCGGTGACAACAACTCCAGTGGGTTCAGCGACGGTTACTCCGGCAACAACCCGGAGCCCAACTTCAAGGGCGTGTCCTTCGCCGACGCGCGCCGCACCGCCGGCAACACCAACAACCTCAACGGCAAGATCCTGCGCATCCACCCGGAGTCGGACGGGACGTACACGCTCCCGCAGGGCAACCTCTTCACCGGCGAGGAGACCGCCGAGGGCGGCGGCAAGACGCGCGGCGAGATCTACGTGATGGGCGTGCGCAACCCGGCGCGCATCTCCGTCGACAAGAAGACCGACACCCTGTACGCGGGCTGGGTCGGCCCGGACGCCGGTGCCCCGTCGACGACATGGGGTCCGGCCAAGTACGACACGTTCGCCACCATCACCAAGGCGAGCAACCGCGGTTGGCCGTATTGCATGGGCAACAAGCAGCCGTACCGGGACCGGAACCTGCCGGACCCGTCGAAGCCGCTGGGCTGGTACGACTGCGACCACCCGAAGAACGAGTCGCCGAACAACGACGGCCTGGTGAACCTGCCGCCGGTGACCGGCAACAACATCTGGTACTCGCCGCAGGGTGGCGGCCCCGACTTCCCGCGTGACGAGAACGGCGTCCCGTCGTACGACCAGGACGAGGCGGTCTACCGGCTGCCCTGGCTCAAGGGCGGCGGCCAGGCCGCGATGAACGGCCCGGTCTACCGCTACGACGCCGACAGCGCCAGTGACACCAAGTGGCCGGCGTACTGGGACGGCAAGTGGTTCGTCGGTGACTTCTACGACGCCGACCAGCCGCGCAACGCGGTGCTGATGGACCCGAAGACGCAGGGCGACGGCGGTCTGCCGGTGCACTCGGAGTCCCTGAAGAAGATCGTGCCGGTCGGCAACGACGGCATCAAGAACCTGATGGGCTGGAAGTTCGGCCCGGACGGCGCGCTGTACGTCCTGGACTACGGGCGCGGCTTCTTCACCTCGGACTCCAAGTCGGCCCTGTGGCGGGTCACCTACGAGGGCGGCGGCCCGACGCCGGCCGCCGGACAGCTGGCGAGGGGGACCGAGTGA
- a CDS encoding LacI family DNA-binding transcriptional regulator yields the protein MTQTAPRPTLEAVAERAGVSRATVSRVVNGAHGVREALAERVRRAVEELGYVPNQAARSLVTRRHRAVAVVAAEPETRVFSDPYFAQQLRGIGKELTAHDNQLVLLLTEGREDHARVGRYLAGGHVDGALVFSLHLHDPLPGLVRRAGVPTVFGGRPDWDDGVDDVVYVDSDNRGGARAAVRHLAGLGRTRVAHITGPLDQTSAADRLAGFLDVRADTDPGLVAHGDFTAGGGERAMRELLDRRPDLDAVFAANDLTAAGALRVLRERGRRVPDDVAVVGFDDMLPVAEQTDPPLTTVRQDIEGMGRLMARLLLRGLEDGPAGGARRDDGDDPGAPETGPSALVLPTTLVHRATA from the coding sequence GTGACCCAGACCGCGCCGCGTCCCACGCTGGAGGCCGTGGCCGAGCGCGCCGGGGTCTCGCGGGCCACCGTGTCCCGCGTGGTCAACGGGGCGCACGGAGTGCGGGAGGCACTGGCCGAGCGGGTCCGGCGTGCCGTGGAGGAGCTGGGCTACGTGCCCAACCAGGCCGCCCGATCCCTGGTGACCAGACGGCACCGGGCCGTCGCCGTCGTCGCCGCCGAACCGGAGACGCGGGTCTTCTCCGACCCCTACTTCGCCCAGCAACTGCGCGGCATCGGCAAGGAACTGACGGCCCACGACAACCAACTGGTCCTGCTGCTCACCGAGGGCCGCGAGGACCACGCCCGCGTGGGCCGCTACCTGGCCGGCGGCCATGTCGACGGCGCCCTCGTCTTCTCCCTGCACCTGCACGACCCGCTGCCCGGACTCGTGCGCCGCGCCGGCGTGCCGACCGTCTTCGGCGGGCGCCCCGACTGGGACGACGGTGTGGACGACGTGGTCTACGTGGACAGCGACAACCGCGGCGGGGCCCGAGCGGCGGTCCGTCACCTGGCCGGGCTCGGCCGCACCCGGGTCGCGCACATCACCGGCCCGCTCGACCAGACCTCCGCCGCCGACCGGCTCGCGGGCTTCCTCGACGTCCGGGCCGACACCGACCCGGGGCTGGTCGCGCACGGGGACTTCACCGCGGGGGGCGGGGAGCGGGCGATGCGGGAGCTGCTCGACCGCCGCCCCGACCTGGACGCCGTGTTCGCGGCCAACGACCTCACCGCGGCGGGCGCCCTGCGGGTGCTGCGCGAGCGCGGGCGGCGCGTGCCGGACGACGTGGCCGTGGTGGGCTTCGACGACATGCTGCCCGTCGCCGAACAGACCGACCCGCCGCTGACCACCGTCCGCCAGGACATCGAGGGAATGGGCCGGCTGATGGCCCGTCTGCTGCTGCGCGGCCTGGAGGACGGTCCGGCCGGCGGCGCCCGACGGGACGACGGGGACGACCCCGGGGCCCCGGAGACCGGCCCGTCCGCACTGGTCCTGCCGACGACCCTGGTCCACCGCGCCACCGCGTGA